Within Bacteroidota bacterium, the genomic segment AGAAGAAACACAGACTGAATTTTCAATCGAAGGAGAAAAATCTACCAAGACATCCGCTTACCAATTGCACAACAAATACATTCTCGCGCACATTAAAACCGGAATGATTGTGATTGACCAGCAAGCAGCACACGAGCGGATTCTCTATGAAAAATATTTTGAAATGGTGGAAAAGCACAAAGGGGTTTCGCAGCAGCAGTTGTTTCCGCAGACGCTGGAATTTTCTGCCAGCGATGCGGTGGTGGTTAAAGAACTTCATGAAGAATTGCAAGGGCTGGGTTTTGACATCAACGAGTTCGGAAAGAATACTTTTATCGTTCACGGAATCCCTGCCGACATTGCCGGACAGAATGTTTTTGAACTGCTTGAAAAATTAATTGAAGATTACAAAGCATCACAGGGGAGCAAATCTGATTTGAAAAATGCCAAAAAAGAAATCGTGGCAAAAGCCATGGCAAAAAATCTTGCCATCATATCAGGAGTTCAGCTCACAAAAGAAGAAATGAGCCACATGGTGGATGAACTCTTCGCCTGCAAAATGCCGTATGCTTCTCCGGCAGGAAAACCTACTTTGATCACGATTGGAATAGAGGAACTGGAAAAGAAATTCAGAAAATAAAACAAAACCCCTCTCCTTCTCTCCCCCAAGGGGAGAGGGAAAGAAAAAAATTATGTCAAATAAAAAATCAAACCGACACCCTTTCCCTTCCCTTGGGGAAGGGTTAGGGATGGGCTCTTAACCATGTCATTCCAGGAATACAGACCAACAGGATTCAATGTGCTGCCGCCAGTCATTAAGAATCTGCTCATCATCAACGGAATTTTTTATGTCGCTACGATTGTCTTTGACTTGAAGCTGAACATTGACCTCGCTGATGTTCTCGGGCTTCATTATTTTTTCTCTGAAGATTTTCGCCCGTATCAATTAGTCACTTATATGTTCATGCACGGAAGTTTCACGCACATCTTCTTCAACATGTTTGCACTGTGGATGTTCGGCAATGTGCTGGAAAATGTGTGGGGCGCAAAACGGTTTCTGATTTATTATGTGGTGTGCGGACTGGGCGCTGCGCTGATGCATTATACCGTTCATTATTTTGAAATTCAGCCAACGCTTCATGCGCTGAATGATTACATGCTGAATCCATCCACCGAAAAGCTGGAAGGATTGTTTGCTTCAGGATATATTAAGATGACTTCTCCCGAAATGGTTCAGCACCTTCAGCCCTTTATTGATGAATTCAGAAAAACCGAGCTGCTCGGCAACACACAAAACACCTTGCAGACATCCGTTGATTTTATTATTGAATACAAAAAAGAGTTTCTGAACGCACCTGTTGTTGTCGGAGCATCCGGCTCTATTTTCGGATTGCTGCTCGCCTTCGGAATGATGTTCCCGAACTCCATGATATACATGTATTTTCTTTTCCCTGTAAAAGCAAAATGGTTTGTGATCCTGTATGGTGCCATAGAACTTTTCGGAGCCATTAATCCTTCACAAAACGATAACATTGCCCATTACGCTCACCTGGGCGGAATGCTTTTCGGATTTGTGCTGATAAAAATATGGCAGAAGAGAAAAATAAATTTTTAGTGAGAAGAGAATTACTTTTGCACTACGATCTTTTTTGTCAACATCCTATTTGATTTTTTTATATGAACAAGAAATTATTTTTATTGGATGCCATGGCGCTGATTTACAGAGCTTATTACGCATTGGCAAAAAATCCGCGCGTTACATCAAAAGGTCAAAACACATCTGCCATTTTCGGTTTCACCAATATTCTTCTTGAACTCCTCAAAAAAGAAAAACCCACCCACATGGCGGTGGCGTTTGATACGCACGCTCCCACCGAGCGCGAAGGAGTGTATGCCGAATACAAAGCCAACCGTCAGGCAACTCCCGAAGACATCATTAGTTCTGTTCCGTACATAAAAAAAATTTTAGAAGGGTTCGGGATTCCGGTTCTTGAAAGCGATGGACATGAAGCGGATGATATAATAGGCACACTCGTCAAGAAAGCGGAGAAGCACGGATACGAAACATACATGGTGACTTCCGATAAAGATTTCGGACAGTTGGTGAGTGATAAAACTTTTATGTTTCGTCCGCCTGCCTTCAAAAGCGGATGGACCACTTTGCGTGAAGAAGATATTCTCAAGCGATGGGAAATTAAAAATGTCAGTCAGGTGATTGATATTCTCGGGCTGATGGGAGATGCTGCGGATAATATTCCGGGACTTCCGGGCGTAGGAGAAAAAACCGCCATCAAACTAGTGCATGAATTCGGAAGCGTGGAAGGCGTAATCAAGAATGCAGACAAGCTGAAAGGAAAACTTCAGGAGAACGTAAAACAATTTGCCGATCAGGCAATTCTTTCCAAGCAACTCGCCACCATTCATTGCGATGTGCCGGTGAAATGGGATGAAGAAGCATTGCTCATGAGCGAACCCGACAAAGAAAAACTTTCAGCCATATTTGAAGAACTTGAATTCAGAACCATTGCAGCAAGGGTGCTGGGCAGCCCATCCCCTGCCCTTCCCCAAGGGAAGGGAGAAACAATTGCTGGTGCAAATGGAAACGAACAAAAAATCCTCCACTTGGGGGAGGATTTAGGCGGGGCTCCTCGTCAAACTATTAAAGATGTCGCACACACATATCATTTGATTGATACAAAAGAAAAAAGAAAAAACCTCATAGCGGAATTGAGTAAACAAAAATCGTTTTGCTTTGATACGGAAACTACCGGCACCGATGCGCATAATGTGGAGTTAGTGGGAATGTCTTTTTCATTCAATGAACATGAAGCATATTACATTCCCGTTCCTGAAAATTATAATGAGGCGCACGCCATCGCAAATGAGTTCAAAGAAGTTTTTGAAGATGAACGTATCGAGAAGGTCGGGCAGAATATTAAATATGATATGTCTGTGCTGAAGTGGTATGACATTGATATCAAAGGGAAACTCTTCGATACAATGATTGCGCATTATCTTATTCAGCCCGACATGCGCCACAACATGAACATTCTGGCTGAAACCTATTTGAATTATTCTCCCGTTTCGATTGAAACACTCATCGGTAAAAAAGGAAAAGGACAATTAAGCATGCGCTCAGTGCCGGCTGAACAGATTTCGGAATACGCAGCTGAAGATGCAGATGTTACTCTTCAGCTGGAAAAAAAGTTTGTCCCGATGCTGAAAGAAACAGAAACAAAAAAACTTTTTGAAGAAGTGGAGATGCCGCTCGTGCCTGTGCTGTCAGCGATGGAAGCAGAGGGAGTGAAGATTGACAGTTCGGCTCTGAAAGATTTATCCAAAGAACTTGCAAAAGACATCGTTATATCAGAAAAAGAAATTTATTCGCTGGCAGGAAAAGAGTTCAACATTTCTTCACCCAAACAAGTAGGTGAGATATTATATGAAGAATTAAAAATAGTTGAGAAGCCGCAGAAAACCAAAACCGGGCAGTACGCCACCGGTGAAGATATTCTGGAAAAACTAAAAGGCACGCATCCCATCATAGATAAAATTCTTGACTACCGCGAACTTCAGAAATTAAAAAACACGTATGTGGATACGCTTCCTGAACTGGTGAATCCGAGAACAGGAAGAGTTCACACTACTTACAGCCAGATTGTGGCGGTGACAGGACGATTGAGTTCTGACAATCCGAACCTTCAGAACATTCCTATCCGCACTGAACGCGGAAGAGAAATCAGAAAAGCGTTTGTTCCGAGGAATAATAATTATACTTTACTCTCGGCAGATTATTCTCAGATTGAACTTCGTGTGATTGCCGCCATGAGCGAAGACCAGGGAATGATTGAGGCGTTTAAAAGCGGGCAGGACATTCATGCGGCTACGGCATCAAAAGTTTATGGAGTTGGTTTAGATAAAGTAACTTCGGGCATGAGGCGCAACGCCAAGATGGTGAACTTCGGAATCATCTATGGAATTTCTGCTTTCGGTTTAGCACAGCGATTGAACATTCCGCGCACGGAGGCAAAACAAATCATTGAAAGTTATTTTGAAAAGTATCCTCGCATCAAAGCATACATGGATGAAAGCATTCAGTCGGCAAAAGAAAAAGGATATGTGGAAACCATTCTGGGCAGGAGAAGATACCTGCGCGACATTAATTCAAGCAACCATACCGTTCGCGGATATGCCGAGCGAAATGCCATTAACGCACCCATACAGGGAAGCGCAGCCGACATGATCAAGGTGGCGATGATAAACATCCACAAAGAATTTGAGAAGAAAAAATTCAAATCAAAAATGATTCTGCAGGTGCATGATGAGTTGGTGTTTGACGTTTATAAAGATGAAGCGGAGGATGTGAAGCCCATTATTGAGGATAGGATGAAACACGCCATCGCATTAATTGTTCCGATAGAAGTGGAAATGGGAACGGGGAAAACCTGGCTGGAGGCGCATTAATTAGTATTGAGTATTGTGCGAAGGACTCCTTCGGAGTGACGAATAGAACCTAGTTTAACGTGAGTTCGGGTTCAAACCTATTCTACATTGATTATAATTCGAAAAACATTGTTTGTTATTGGACTCCTTTGGAGTCAAATATGAATAGAAAAACATTTAGCTATAAACATCCGACCCCTTCGGGGTCGTACTTGTGCGAAAGTCCTAATTGAATATTATTTTGAATTATGAAAGATGTCTAATAAAATAACCTCATACCAGCCCCAGCCCTTGGGCAATTTTCCATAAATCAAATTTGCTTTTAACGTTAAGTTTTGCGTAAATGCTTGCGCGGTGGTTTTTTACGGTGTAGCGTGAGATATGGCATTGCTCGGCAATTTCCTTGTTCTTTTTTCCTTTGGCAAGCAACACAAAAATTTCCAATTGCCTTTTTGTTAACGTGAAGCCCGCCAGAAATAATTTCAGCAGGTTTTTCTTTTTTTCTATTTCATCGTCATCAGGCATTGCA encodes:
- a CDS encoding response regulator transcription factor, producing the protein MPDDDEIEKKKNLLKLFLAGFTLTKRQLEIFVLLAKGKKNKEIAEQCHISRYTVKNHRASIYAKLNVKSKFDLWKIAQGLGLV
- a CDS encoding rhomboid family intramembrane serine protease — encoded protein: MSFQEYRPTGFNVLPPVIKNLLIINGIFYVATIVFDLKLNIDLADVLGLHYFFSEDFRPYQLVTYMFMHGSFTHIFFNMFALWMFGNVLENVWGAKRFLIYYVVCGLGAALMHYTVHYFEIQPTLHALNDYMLNPSTEKLEGLFASGYIKMTSPEMVQHLQPFIDEFRKTELLGNTQNTLQTSVDFIIEYKKEFLNAPVVVGASGSIFGLLLAFGMMFPNSMIYMYFLFPVKAKWFVILYGAIELFGAINPSQNDNIAHYAHLGGMLFGFVLIKIWQKRKINF
- the polA gene encoding DNA polymerase I, which translates into the protein MNKKLFLLDAMALIYRAYYALAKNPRVTSKGQNTSAIFGFTNILLELLKKEKPTHMAVAFDTHAPTEREGVYAEYKANRQATPEDIISSVPYIKKILEGFGIPVLESDGHEADDIIGTLVKKAEKHGYETYMVTSDKDFGQLVSDKTFMFRPPAFKSGWTTLREEDILKRWEIKNVSQVIDILGLMGDAADNIPGLPGVGEKTAIKLVHEFGSVEGVIKNADKLKGKLQENVKQFADQAILSKQLATIHCDVPVKWDEEALLMSEPDKEKLSAIFEELEFRTIAARVLGSPSPALPQGKGETIAGANGNEQKILHLGEDLGGAPRQTIKDVAHTYHLIDTKEKRKNLIAELSKQKSFCFDTETTGTDAHNVELVGMSFSFNEHEAYYIPVPENYNEAHAIANEFKEVFEDERIEKVGQNIKYDMSVLKWYDIDIKGKLFDTMIAHYLIQPDMRHNMNILAETYLNYSPVSIETLIGKKGKGQLSMRSVPAEQISEYAAEDADVTLQLEKKFVPMLKETETKKLFEEVEMPLVPVLSAMEAEGVKIDSSALKDLSKELAKDIVISEKEIYSLAGKEFNISSPKQVGEILYEELKIVEKPQKTKTGQYATGEDILEKLKGTHPIIDKILDYRELQKLKNTYVDTLPELVNPRTGRVHTTYSQIVAVTGRLSSDNPNLQNIPIRTERGREIRKAFVPRNNNYTLLSADYSQIELRVIAAMSEDQGMIEAFKSGQDIHAATASKVYGVGLDKVTSGMRRNAKMVNFGIIYGISAFGLAQRLNIPRTEAKQIIESYFEKYPRIKAYMDESIQSAKEKGYVETILGRRRYLRDINSSNHTVRGYAERNAINAPIQGSAADMIKVAMINIHKEFEKKKFKSKMILQVHDELVFDVYKDEAEDVKPIIEDRMKHAIALIVPIEVEMGTGKTWLEAH